The following are encoded in a window of Flavobacterium cupriresistens genomic DNA:
- the porU gene encoding type IX secretion system sortase PorU: MKQVLFLYLLLLSFASFSQTNGSFTLDWKSKKETGIGDNKIVIPFFSGAAFRFDTTKKNITLLLGLGESNYSNTNSLQVTNVVYEPISISELGDLTLENIPAKLNETLEIASARDKKQAFIALYPIIKEGNSFKRVRSFSYSINNTTSRNNNSSSFQKSSGIQNSVLATGDWYRFYIEKSGIYSISKSFLQSLGFDAGKVDPRRIKIYGNGGRMLPLANNIYYPDDLTENAIVVIGENDGTFDNDDHILFYGEGVDNWNTESQTNSNVFDTKSYYYITISGGDGKRIPTANQPTNNSTLELSTYDDYQYHEIDKINIAHTGRQWYGEAFDIDTEQEFNFNFPNLETTTPIKIQLNAASAAYTATSFKISANEQNIGTLNFNSLGSDPDLKFFSAQLPQNTSFLGSENVKIKLTYINNGVPGSKGYLDYINLVAKRKLLGTGKQFRFQYDLAGSTAGIVNYTIGNAAGIAQIWDITDLYNVSKIENPNLTNFSFKAPLGEIRKYITLVPADYYSPSKENQSKIGNQNLKGTLLKNNQNAFQDIDYVIVTPRFLLSQAENLANFHRNNSNLSVKVIALENIYQEFSSGKQDIAAIRNCIKYIYDNASSPEKKIKYLNLFGDASFDYKNRTRSNNNIVPIYQSLISNTTGEASFASDDFFGLMDPNEGNLTSFAKGIDIAVGRMLVSDNGQAQEMVNKVLDYHNIKSFGNWRNNFVLISDDADKSSDASLQSRQNSLADVIATEKPFFNIDKIFLDSYTQEASSGGSRYPKARTDFFNAFEKGALVFNYLGHGGEDGLASERIWEKADGQNLNNQYKYPLFITITCDFSRFDDPTKPTAGEYVFWNPKGGAISMLTTIRAIGQFNAENFNDNLSRNLLAYGSNQYTTIAETLRISKNDTPSSSSNVILYLGDPALMLAIPKPKINLTKVNDIIISQPIPDLKSLSKIKLTGEITDENNNLLSNYNGELSTAIFDKLITTTTLNNDGFSPPMSFKILGETIFRGNASVKNGQFEFSFIVPRDIRIPVDNGRISFYSKKEGLPENQTGFNNTIKIGGVNENAPQDNISPKVKLYMNDETFVSGGITNSSPFLLAFLEDENGINTASGIGHDIIAILDGDVSNPFVLNDYYQTKLDDYTNGNLRFPLRNLAAGMHTISFTAWDVYNNPITSEIQFIVVGDESLTLSHVLNYPNPFSTYTQFWFSHNRPYEPLEAQVQVMTITGKVVWTKNQIITTEGFLSREITWDGKDDFGDKIGKGVYIYKLTVKSTLTNKKAEKYEKLVIL, encoded by the coding sequence ATGAAACAAGTCTTATTTCTATACCTGCTACTCCTCTCATTTGCCTCATTTTCCCAGACAAACGGGAGCTTTACACTAGATTGGAAAAGCAAAAAAGAGACGGGCATTGGCGACAATAAAATCGTTATTCCTTTCTTTTCAGGAGCGGCATTCCGGTTTGATACTACTAAAAAAAACATAACATTACTTCTTGGTTTAGGAGAATCCAACTACTCAAACACCAATTCGCTTCAGGTTACGAATGTGGTATACGAACCAATTTCGATTTCGGAACTGGGAGATTTAACACTCGAAAACATCCCTGCCAAACTAAACGAAACGCTGGAAATCGCTTCGGCACGTGATAAAAAGCAAGCTTTCATCGCACTTTATCCAATTATAAAAGAAGGAAACAGCTTCAAACGTGTCCGCTCTTTTTCGTATTCAATAAACAACACTACATCCAGAAATAATAACTCTTCTTCCTTTCAAAAATCAAGCGGAATACAAAATTCGGTTTTAGCGACAGGGGACTGGTATCGCTTTTACATCGAAAAATCAGGCATTTACAGCATCTCCAAATCGTTTTTACAAAGCTTAGGTTTTGATGCCGGAAAAGTCGACCCGAGACGAATCAAAATCTACGGAAACGGAGGCAGAATGCTCCCTCTCGCCAACAACATTTACTATCCTGATGATTTAACCGAAAATGCAATTGTGGTTATTGGAGAAAATGACGGTACTTTCGACAATGATGACCACATTCTTTTTTATGGTGAAGGAGTAGACAACTGGAACACGGAAAGCCAAACAAATTCGAATGTCTTTGATACAAAATCGTACTATTATATTACCATTAGCGGTGGAGACGGGAAGCGAATTCCAACTGCCAATCAACCGACAAATAACAGCACCTTAGAATTAAGCACCTATGACGACTATCAATACCATGAAATTGACAAAATAAACATTGCCCACACCGGTCGTCAATGGTACGGAGAAGCATTCGACATCGACACAGAGCAGGAATTCAACTTTAACTTCCCCAATCTTGAAACGACTACTCCTATAAAAATACAGCTAAACGCAGCTTCAGCAGCCTATACAGCCACTTCATTTAAAATTTCTGCAAATGAACAAAACATCGGCACTCTTAACTTTAACAGTTTAGGATCGGATCCTGATTTAAAATTTTTCAGCGCTCAACTTCCTCAAAACACTTCTTTTTTAGGCAGTGAAAATGTAAAAATAAAACTAACGTACATCAATAATGGTGTACCCGGATCAAAAGGATACCTGGATTACATCAACTTAGTAGCCAAAAGAAAACTACTGGGAACCGGAAAACAATTTAGATTTCAATATGATTTAGCCGGTTCAACTGCAGGAATCGTAAATTACACTATTGGCAATGCCGCAGGAATCGCACAAATTTGGGATATTACAGACCTATATAATGTATCGAAAATTGAAAACCCAAATCTGACTAATTTTAGCTTCAAAGCTCCACTGGGAGAAATTCGAAAATACATCACACTTGTTCCTGCCGATTATTACAGTCCTTCAAAAGAAAACCAATCAAAAATCGGCAATCAGAATTTAAAAGGAACTCTTTTAAAGAACAATCAAAATGCTTTCCAGGACATCGATTATGTCATCGTTACGCCACGATTTTTACTTTCACAAGCTGAAAATCTAGCTAATTTTCACCGCAACAATTCCAATCTAAGTGTAAAAGTAATCGCATTAGAAAACATCTATCAGGAATTCTCTTCTGGGAAACAGGATATTGCAGCGATCAGAAACTGCATTAAATACATTTACGATAATGCTTCTTCACCTGAAAAAAAGATAAAATACCTGAATTTATTTGGAGACGCTTCTTTTGATTATAAAAACCGCACCCGAAGCAACAACAATATTGTACCTATATATCAATCTTTAATAAGCAACACAACCGGAGAAGCCTCCTTTGCATCTGATGATTTTTTTGGACTAATGGATCCCAACGAAGGAAACCTGACTTCTTTTGCTAAAGGGATCGATATAGCCGTTGGACGAATGTTGGTTTCCGACAATGGTCAGGCACAGGAAATGGTCAATAAGGTTCTCGACTATCACAACATTAAGTCTTTTGGAAACTGGAGAAATAACTTTGTCCTAATCAGCGATGATGCAGACAAAAGCTCGGACGCCTCTTTACAATCCAGACAAAACAGTCTAGCAGATGTTATTGCAACTGAAAAACCATTTTTTAACATTGACAAAATCTTCCTTGACTCCTATACACAGGAAGCTTCTTCAGGTGGATCGAGATATCCCAAAGCAAGAACAGATTTCTTTAATGCTTTTGAAAAAGGAGCTTTGGTATTTAATTATCTTGGTCATGGTGGAGAAGATGGTCTGGCAAGTGAACGCATTTGGGAAAAAGCAGACGGACAAAACCTAAACAATCAATACAAATATCCCTTATTTATCACCATCACCTGTGACTTCTCCCGATTTGACGACCCTACCAAACCAACGGCAGGAGAATACGTTTTCTGGAATCCTAAGGGAGGTGCCATTTCGATGCTTACCACTATTCGCGCCATTGGTCAATTTAATGCCGAAAACTTCAATGACAATCTGAGCAGAAACTTACTTGCTTACGGATCCAATCAATATACAACCATTGCCGAAACACTGCGAATTTCTAAAAACGACACCCCTAGTTCCTCCAGTAACGTAATTTTATACTTAGGCGACCCGGCTTTGATGTTAGCTATTCCAAAACCTAAAATTAATTTAACAAAAGTAAACGATATTATTATCTCACAACCGATTCCTGATTTAAAGTCCCTTTCAAAAATCAAACTTACGGGTGAAATAACCGATGAAAACAACAATCTGTTAAGCAATTATAACGGAGAATTATCTACCGCTATTTTTGACAAACTAATTACAACCACCACCTTAAACAACGATGGTTTCAGCCCTCCCATGTCGTTTAAAATCCTTGGCGAAACGATTTTCAGAGGAAATGCCTCTGTTAAAAACGGACAATTCGAATTTAGCTTTATCGTACCCAGAGACATCAGAATCCCTGTTGACAATGGCCGAATTAGCTTTTATTCCAAAAAAGAAGGCCTTCCGGAAAACCAAACCGGCTTTAACAATACCATTAAAATTGGTGGTGTAAATGAAAATGCACCACAGGACAATATAAGTCCAAAAGTTAAGTTATATATGAACGATGAAACATTTGTTTCGGGTGGAATTACAAATAGTTCTCCTTTTCTATTGGCGTTTCTGGAGGACGAAAATGGTATAAATACCGCGAGCGGAATTGGTCATGACATTATAGCCATTTTAGATGGCGATGTTAGCAATCCGTTCGTATTAAATGATTACTATCAAACCAAATTAGACGATTATACGAATGGAAACCTGCGTTTCCCTTTACGAAATTTAGCTGCCGGAATGCACACTATAAGCTTTACGGCATGGGACGTTTACAACAATCCCATAACAAGCGAAATACAATTTATAGTAGTTGGAGACGAATCTCTAACACTGTCACACGTTCTTAATTACCCCAATCCATTTTCGACCTACACTCAATTTTGGTTTTCACACAACAGACCTTACGAGCCTTTAGAAGCTCAGGTTCAGGTAATGACTATTACCGGAAAAGTTGTTTGGACAAAAAATCAAATCATTACCACTGAAGGATTTTTATCAAGAGAAATAACCTGGGACGGAAAAGATGATTTTGGCGACAAAATCGGAAAAGGTGTTTACATTTACAAACTGACCGTAAAATCTACCTTAACAAATAAAAAGGCAGAAAAATATGAAAAGCTTGTCATTTTGTAA
- the gldJ gene encoding gliding motility lipoprotein GldJ produces MKVNKIVALQLMMSMVLMLGTASCSKKSSSSHASRATGWDVDSQNGTAARNAGKKQQAGPGLVFVEGGTFTMGKVQDDVMHDWNNTPTQQHVQSFYMDETEVTNGMYLEYLEWLKKVFPPTEENYKNIYEGASPDTLVWRNRLGYNETMTNNYLRHPSYANYPVVGVNWIQAVEFSKWRTDRVNEAVLEKDGYLKKGAKTQDVSAESLFNTEAYLASPSTTYGGNEELVLKKNPSGRKLKAGKDGVVPDAKNVYAQRSSGVILPEYRLPTEAEWEYAAAADVGQREYNIYKGQKKYPWSGDYTRSSKRKNKGDQLANFKQGNGDYGGIAGWSDDGADITNSVKSYAANDFGLYDMAGNVAEWVADVYRPIIDNEANDFNYYRGNQYAKNKIGKDGKLEIITKENIKYDTLSNGKVVARNLPGEIAQVPVDENETYLRTNFSTSDNINYRDGDKQSSKYFDFGDSESGAKADQAMYNSPKHNITTDSLGKMIRKYDNTSKRTTLIDDKVRVYKGGSWRDRAYWLDPAQRRYFPQDMATDYIGFRCAMSRVGSKAEKRKSPRN; encoded by the coding sequence ATGAAAGTAAACAAAATTGTAGCCTTGCAATTAATGATGTCAATGGTATTGATGTTAGGCACGGCTAGTTGTAGCAAAAAATCGAGTTCCAGTCACGCTTCCAGAGCTACTGGTTGGGATGTAGATAGTCAGAATGGAACTGCAGCCAGAAACGCAGGCAAAAAACAACAGGCTGGTCCTGGTTTGGTTTTTGTTGAAGGAGGTACATTTACTATGGGTAAAGTACAGGATGATGTTATGCACGATTGGAATAACACACCAACTCAACAACACGTTCAGTCATTCTATATGGATGAAACAGAAGTTACCAACGGTATGTATTTAGAGTACCTGGAATGGCTTAAGAAGGTTTTCCCACCAACAGAAGAAAATTACAAAAACATTTACGAAGGAGCATCTCCTGATACTTTAGTATGGAGAAATCGTTTAGGATACAACGAAACGATGACGAATAACTATTTAAGACACCCATCTTATGCAAACTACCCAGTAGTTGGTGTGAACTGGATTCAGGCTGTTGAATTTAGTAAATGGAGAACAGACCGTGTAAACGAAGCTGTTTTAGAAAAAGACGGATATCTTAAAAAAGGAGCTAAAACTCAGGATGTAAGTGCTGAGAGTTTGTTTAATACAGAAGCTTACCTTGCATCACCATCTACTACTTACGGTGGTAATGAAGAATTGGTGTTGAAGAAAAATCCAAGCGGTAGAAAATTAAAAGCAGGGAAAGACGGTGTAGTTCCGGATGCTAAAAATGTATACGCACAACGTTCTTCAGGTGTGATTTTACCGGAGTACAGACTTCCTACAGAAGCAGAGTGGGAATACGCTGCTGCAGCTGATGTTGGACAAAGAGAATACAATATATATAAAGGACAAAAGAAATATCCTTGGTCCGGAGATTATACACGTTCTTCTAAACGTAAAAATAAAGGAGATCAATTGGCTAACTTTAAACAAGGAAACGGTGATTACGGTGGAATTGCTGGTTGGTCAGATGATGGTGCAGATATTACAAATTCTGTGAAAAGTTATGCTGCAAATGATTTCGGATTGTACGACATGGCAGGTAACGTTGCAGAATGGGTAGCTGACGTTTACAGACCTATTATTGATAATGAGGCGAATGATTTTAACTACTATAGAGGAAATCAATATGCTAAAAACAAAATTGGTAAAGACGGTAAACTTGAAATTATTACGAAAGAGAATATCAAATACGATACTTTAAGTAATGGTAAAGTTGTAGCAAGAAACCTTCCTGGTGAAATTGCTCAAGTACCAGTTGATGAAAACGAAACGTATTTGAGAACTAATTTCAGTACAAGCGACAATATCAACTATAGAGATGGTGATAAACAATCATCTAAATATTTTGACTTTGGAGATTCTGAATCTGGTGCAAAAGCTGATCAAGCAATGTACAATTCACCAAAACATAATATCACTACTGATAGTTTAGGTAAAATGATTAGAAAATATGACAACACTAGTAAACGTACTACTTTAATCGACGATAAAGTGAGAGTTTACAAAGGTGGTTCTTGGAGAGATAGAGCGTATTGGTTAGATCCTGCTCAAAGAAGATATTTCCCTCAGGATATGGCAACTGATTACATCGGATTTAGATGTGCAATGTCTAGAGTAGGTTCAAAAGCCGAAAAAAGAAAATCGCCTAGAAACTAA
- a CDS encoding UDP-N-acetylmuramoyl-tripeptide--D-alanyl-D-alanine ligase, which yields MNIQDIHNLFLQCKSVSIDTRKIEANSMFFAIKGENFDANTFTQQALDLGALFVVIDNAAYFIDERTILVENSLETLQELAKFHRTYLGLPVIALTGSNGKTTTKELINVVLSKKFKTKATIGNLNNHIGVPLTILSFTKETELGIVEMGANHKKEIAFLCEIAQPDYGYITNFGKAHLEGFGGVEGVIQGKSEMYEYLVKNKKTAFINLEDPIQVDKSKAIQSFTFGLNKEQADIKIRSVETNPFVAIRYDGFAVQSNLIGLYNANNINAAVAIGTYFKVADNDIKSAIEAYTPDNNRSQLLKKGSNQIILDAYNANPSSMAVAIANFIQLDNQNKIMILGDMFELGNESEQEHKIIVDAVVGQDQSVCYLIGKAFYLHNISNEKVRFFETFDAFADFLKSIKLEDHTILIKGSRGMALERTLDYI from the coding sequence ATGAATATTCAGGACATTCATAATTTGTTTTTACAATGTAAATCTGTTTCAATTGATACAAGAAAAATTGAAGCAAATTCTATGTTTTTTGCCATCAAAGGAGAGAATTTTGATGCCAATACGTTTACGCAACAAGCTCTTGATTTAGGAGCTCTGTTTGTTGTTATTGACAATGCTGCTTACTTTATTGACGAAAGAACAATACTGGTTGAGAATAGCCTGGAAACCTTGCAGGAATTAGCAAAATTTCACCGTACTTATTTAGGATTACCTGTTATTGCTTTAACGGGTAGTAATGGTAAAACGACCACAAAAGAGCTTATAAATGTAGTTTTGTCTAAAAAATTCAAAACAAAAGCGACCATCGGAAATCTGAATAATCATATTGGGGTTCCGTTAACGATTTTGTCCTTTACAAAGGAAACAGAACTCGGGATTGTCGAAATGGGAGCTAATCATAAAAAGGAAATTGCATTTTTATGTGAAATCGCACAACCGGATTATGGCTATATAACCAATTTTGGGAAAGCGCATTTAGAAGGTTTCGGTGGAGTCGAAGGCGTGATACAAGGTAAAAGTGAGATGTATGAATATCTCGTTAAGAATAAAAAAACAGCTTTTATAAATCTGGAAGACCCTATTCAGGTCGATAAGTCTAAGGCTATTCAATCGTTTACTTTTGGTCTTAACAAAGAACAGGCTGACATTAAAATCAGGAGTGTAGAGACCAATCCTTTTGTAGCGATTCGTTATGACGGATTTGCTGTCCAATCGAATTTGATTGGACTTTATAATGCTAATAATATCAATGCTGCAGTGGCGATCGGTACTTATTTTAAAGTGGCTGATAATGATATAAAATCGGCTATTGAAGCCTATACACCCGACAATAACAGATCGCAACTATTAAAAAAGGGATCCAATCAGATTATATTAGATGCTTATAATGCGAATCCAAGTAGTATGGCCGTTGCAATTGCCAATTTCATACAACTGGACAATCAGAACAAAATAATGATTTTGGGAGATATGTTTGAACTTGGAAACGAAAGTGAGCAAGAACATAAAATTATTGTGGATGCAGTAGTCGGTCAAGATCAATCTGTCTGTTATTTAATCGGAAAAGCTTTTTATCTGCATAATATTTCAAACGAGAAGGTTCGTTTTTTTGAAACCTTTGACGCTTTTGCAGACTTTTTAAAATCGATTAAACTGGAAGATCACACTATTTTGATCAAAGGCTCCAGAGGAATGGCATTGGAGCGTACTTTGGATTATATTTAA
- a CDS encoding triple tyrosine motif-containing protein, whose translation MKFINHYISIFILFILPFALFSQVKNIGLPAIKNYKRSEYKGGTQNWNIDQDKNGNIYFANNSGLIQFDGSIWNKYALPNNTAIRSLKIDPSGKIYVGGNNEFGFFKSDQKGKLKYYSLTHLISKNDSKNINLIWRIHLYKDEVVFQSFTKVFFYKNNKLKVINAPKKFQFSFLINNHLYFQDKELGILEYRNHKLIALKGTTDLNDKEIWAMFPLPNNKILLATLEKGLFVYDYNSVKSWETEANAFVKKNTSLGGSIIKNKFIVLNSVLSGVIICDLNGKIIQHLNRQKGLQNNTVLTSYVDNKNNLWLGLDNGITFVNQNSPFTFFDYSYNIGTVYASVIFNKNLYVATNQGLFYHSWSTPFKDEPFNRVEGTIAQAWNIQVINNILLCASNSGALVIDQNRVSKTLDKRGYFGFKTIPSHPGYIIGESYDGFSIFKNTNNEINYVNQIGGFYETTNTFEMELDNNFLWLKKDPYLYQMKLSEDLKRFDYIKKHSNVSNSNKGIGSLQSIHNKVYFQSKNHFYRYSNEQEGFFEDKKITALFHGIPTINTLIEDRDHNLWYSYKESLGVLVKTANGKYQRKEALFSNLTGNLVNNYLSINTIDPGNIFIGLTDGLAHYDSKISNKFITKPKVFFESFSSSTDTIITGNLEKPITELRIPYNSNHVKFTFSSPTYENQENITYSYKLEPFEDNWRSWSTVSVKEYTNLREGNYKMQIKAKNSYGIESDVSQIDFRIAPPWYRHFLAYLTYFFLILAGVYIISNRIKLKIRRNKYYETIEQRRLYLEKESKIRHDQHELEKEIERLKSDKLQIKILAKDKELVSNSLQVVKKNKVLNGIIQKIKDIDTNTLDDSTKFEFNKLHKSIVKEVNTDKSWKDLEKHIKNVHFEFLKRLKEKYPTISPRELDLSTYLLMNMSTKEIAEIMNISTGGVELARYRLRKKLELNKKENLIGFLMSV comes from the coding sequence ATGAAATTCATAAACCACTATATTTCAATTTTCATTCTTTTCATCCTGCCTTTTGCCCTTTTTTCCCAAGTAAAAAACATCGGATTACCGGCAATTAAAAATTATAAACGTTCCGAGTATAAAGGAGGCACTCAAAACTGGAATATTGATCAGGATAAAAATGGCAATATCTACTTTGCAAACAATAGCGGGTTGATTCAATTTGACGGTTCTATCTGGAATAAATATGCGCTTCCAAATAATACCGCAATCAGAAGTTTAAAAATCGATCCGTCAGGAAAAATTTATGTTGGAGGAAATAATGAATTTGGGTTTTTTAAAAGTGATCAGAAAGGTAAACTAAAATACTATTCGTTAACACACTTGATTAGTAAAAACGACAGCAAAAACATCAATTTAATCTGGCGCATACACCTCTATAAAGATGAGGTTGTATTTCAATCTTTCACCAAAGTGTTTTTTTATAAAAACAACAAATTGAAAGTTATAAATGCACCCAAAAAGTTTCAATTTTCTTTTCTTATAAATAACCATCTCTATTTTCAAGACAAGGAATTGGGCATTTTAGAATACCGCAACCATAAATTGATTGCTCTCAAAGGTACTACAGACTTAAACGATAAAGAAATATGGGCCATGTTTCCGCTGCCCAATAACAAAATACTTCTTGCAACACTGGAAAAAGGGCTTTTTGTCTATGACTATAACAGCGTCAAATCCTGGGAAACAGAAGCCAATGCCTTTGTCAAAAAAAATACCTCGTTAGGCGGATCTATTATAAAAAACAAATTTATCGTTCTGAACTCCGTTCTCAGCGGTGTAATAATCTGTGATTTGAACGGGAAAATAATCCAGCATTTAAACAGACAAAAAGGATTACAAAACAACACCGTACTAACCTCTTATGTCGACAATAAAAACAATCTGTGGTTGGGTTTGGATAATGGAATCACATTTGTGAATCAAAACTCACCCTTTACCTTTTTCGATTACAGTTATAATATAGGTACCGTTTATGCTTCGGTTATTTTCAACAAAAATCTATACGTAGCAACCAATCAAGGCCTTTTTTATCATTCCTGGTCCACTCCTTTTAAAGACGAACCGTTTAATCGGGTTGAAGGAACGATTGCTCAAGCCTGGAACATTCAGGTTATTAACAATATTCTGCTGTGCGCCAGTAATAGCGGGGCTTTGGTAATAGATCAAAATCGGGTATCCAAAACTTTAGACAAAAGAGGATACTTTGGTTTTAAAACAATTCCAAGTCATCCGGGCTATATTATTGGAGAAAGTTACGATGGGTTTTCTATATTTAAGAATACCAATAATGAAATCAATTACGTGAACCAGATCGGCGGATTCTACGAAACAACTAACACTTTCGAAATGGAGTTAGACAACAATTTTTTGTGGCTAAAAAAAGATCCCTATCTCTATCAAATGAAACTGTCTGAAGATTTAAAAAGATTCGATTACATAAAAAAACACTCTAACGTTTCCAATTCCAATAAAGGAATTGGAAGTTTACAATCGATTCACAACAAGGTTTACTTTCAGTCTAAAAATCACTTTTATCGATATAGCAATGAACAGGAAGGTTTTTTTGAAGACAAAAAAATAACGGCATTGTTTCATGGAATCCCAACCATCAACACCTTAATAGAAGATCGCGATCATAATTTATGGTATTCTTACAAGGAGTCTCTGGGCGTTTTAGTAAAAACAGCAAATGGCAAGTACCAACGCAAAGAAGCCTTATTTTCAAACCTGACAGGCAATTTGGTAAACAATTACCTCTCTATAAACACCATTGACCCGGGCAACATTTTTATTGGCTTAACGGATGGGTTAGCGCATTATGATTCCAAAATTTCAAACAAATTCATAACCAAACCGAAAGTCTTTTTTGAAAGCTTTTCTTCCTCAACCGACACCATCATAACCGGCAATCTCGAAAAACCAATTACAGAACTTAGAATCCCTTACAACTCGAATCATGTAAAATTTACTTTCTCCTCTCCTACTTACGAAAATCAAGAAAATATAACGTATTCGTACAAACTAGAGCCCTTTGAAGACAACTGGCGCAGTTGGTCCACCGTTTCAGTCAAAGAATACACCAATCTGAGAGAAGGAAATTATAAAATGCAGATCAAAGCAAAGAACAGCTATGGGATCGAATCTGATGTATCACAGATTGATTTTAGAATAGCACCGCCTTGGTACAGGCACTTTTTAGCCTATCTGACTTACTTCTTTTTAATTCTTGCTGGAGTGTATATCATCTCGAACAGAATCAAACTTAAGATTAGAAGAAACAAGTATTATGAAACCATAGAACAAAGAAGATTGTATCTCGAAAAAGAATCCAAAATCAGACACGATCAACACGAGTTAGAAAAAGAAATCGAAAGATTAAAAAGTGATAAACTTCAAATAAAAATCCTTGCCAAAGACAAAGAATTGGTCAGCAATTCGCTTCAGGTCGTGAAGAAAAACAAAGTTTTGAATGGTATTATCCAAAAAATAAAAGACATCGACACCAATACTTTAGACGACTCAACAAAATTTGAATTCAACAAATTACACAAAAGCATTGTCAAAGAAGTAAATACCGATAAAAGCTGGAAAGATCTCGAGAAGCACATTAAAAACGTGCATTTTGAGTTTTTGAAAAGACTAAAAGAAAAATACCCCACCATTTCGCCACGAGAATTGGATTTATCTACCTATTTATTAATGAATATGTCTACCAAAGAGATCGCCGAAATCATGAACATCTCAACAGGAGGAGTAGAACTGGCCCGGTACCGTTTAAGAAAAAAACTGGAACTGAATAAAAAAGAAAATCTGATTGGCTTTTTAATGAGTGTGTAA